The DNA region CCATGCCGCGCATGACGAACACGATCATGACCGCCGGAACCGACGATCCCGGCGAGATTCTCGCAAGCCTGAAGGACGGCATCTACGCGAAGAATTTCGGCGGCGGGCAGGTCGACATCACCTCGGGAAAGTTCGTCTTCCGCTGCACCGAGGCCTATCGGGTCAGGAATGGCAAGGTGATGGAACCCATCAAGGGCGCGACGCTGATCGGCGACGGACCGAGCGCGCTCACACGCATCTCGATGATCGGCAACGACTTCAAGATGGACCCGGGCGTGGGGACCTGCGGCAAGGGCGGCCAGGGCGTGCCGGTCGGCGTGGGCCAGCCGACCTTGAAGATCGAGGGCCTGACCGTGGGCGGCGCGGGCTGACATTTTCTGCCAATATGAGCCATCTGTAACCTTACTCACACGCTCGTGAAGGTTATGTCCGTTCCTTAAATCGATTGTGGACGATGCCCATGGCATGCATGGGCCGCATTCGTTTATTCAGGGATGGTTCTCATGGCTTTACGCGCTCGCCTGACGGCAACCGCCGGATTGTGCCTCGCACTCGCCCTCTCCCCTGCCGCCGTCGCGAGCGACACAGACGCGGGCATGGAAAGCGCCCTCGCCCGTACCGAGCCCGAACCGGCCGCCGACGGTGCCATCGTCCAGTACCCGGCCGGCTTCTTCACCCAGTTCTCCCCCGTCACCGCCCGGGACATGATCGCACGCGTACCGGGGTTCGCGCTGTCGGCCGGCAACACGCAGCGGCGCGGCCTTGCCGACTCCTTCGGCAATCTCCTGGTCGACGGGCGCCGGCCCTCCAACAAGTCGCTGGGCCTGGAGCGGGTGCTGGAGCGCATCCCGGCCAGCGATGTCGAACGCATCGAGATCATCCGCGAGGCCCTGCCCGACTACGACATGCGCGGCCACGCCCAGCTCGCCAACGTGATCCTGCGCGAAGGCGCGGGCCGCGCTGTGAACTGGAACGGACAGATCAGCCACTATTCCTCGGGCCGCGTCCTCCCCGACGCGGGGATCTCCTATTCCGACCGGGTCGGCGAGACGGAATTCACGCTCGCGGTCGAGGGCGAGCTCAGGGGCCCGCGGATCGAGCGGGACGAGCAGATCCTGTCGCCGCAACGCGATCTTCTCTTCCGGCTCGGCGACGAGGAACAACGCCGCTTCTGGCGCGTCAATCCCAGCCTCTCGGTAGCGAGCCCGGTCGGCGAGGACGGCCGGGTGCGACTCGACCTCGAGGCCGAGCACTGGAACTGGCGGCGCCTCATCTTCACCGACATCGAGCGCCCTGCCGGCGGCGGCTTCGTTCCAGCGGGGGCGGAGCGCTCCGAAACGGTCAATTTCGGCAATGTCGCTTCCGCAAACCTGGCCTATGTGCATGCGCTGACGGAAACGGTGGAGCTGGAGACCACGCTCTACGCCCAGCATCACGACTTCGAGGATGGCCCGGAGCGCTTCGAGGAATTCGACGCCTCCGGCGCGCTGAGCGATGCGACCATCGTGCTCTTCGAGGGCGAGGTGGGCGAGCGTGCGCTGCGCCAGTCGCTGTCCTGGACGCCCAATCAGACCCACGCCCTGGACTTCAGCATCGAAGGCGCCTTCAACTATCGCGACACGCTGCTCGAACTCTTCTCCGACAACGGGGTCGTCGTCGCACCGATTCCCCTGCCCGTGTCGGACGCGCGCGTGGAGGAGCGGCGCGGCGAGCTTTCGGCGAACCACGTCTGGTCGGTGCGCCCGGAAATCTCCCTGGAAAGCGGGCTGCGTTACGAAGTCTCCGAGATCACACAGACCGGGGACGTCAATCAGCAGCGCAGCTTCACCTATCTCAAGCCTTCGGTGGTCCTGGTCTGGACTCCCGCGCCAAACACGCGCTGGCGGATCGCCGGCCTGCGCGATGTGGACCAGCTTCAGTTCCAGAAATTCGCGAGCGCGGTCAATCTGACCGACAATGTCTCGGTGATCGGCAACCCCGATTACCGCCCCCAGAATACCTGGACGATCGAGGCGGAGTGGGAGCGCCGCTTCGGCGAGGAGGCAAGCGTCTCCCTCACCGTCGGCCGCGACTGGATCAAGGACCTCGACGACTTCATCGCGGTGGTGACGCCGAACGGGGTGTTCGACGCACCCGGAAATATCGGCGACGGCGATCGCCGGCGCGTGACGCTGGAGTGGTCGTCCCCGCTTGACGCGCTGGGCCTGGACAATGCCGTGCTCGACGGCTTCGTGGAGTGGTACGGCACCGAGGTGACCGACCCGCTCACCGGCGAGGAGCGTGCATTTTCCGGGATCCGCGAGTGGGAGATGCGATTCGACTTCCGCCAGACCTTCCCCGAAGCGGGGTGGGCCTGGGGCTGGGACTATTTCTGGCTCTCCGACGGGGAGGTGTTCCGCGCCCGCGAGCTGCGCCACGAGGCCTTCCCCGACGGCGATCTCGACGTCTACGTGGAAACGACACGCTTTGCCGGCCTGACCACGCGTCTGGGCGCCGATTTCGTGTTCGACACCCCCTCCCACCGCGAGCGGATCTTCTTCGATGGCTCGCGCGCAAGCGGGGTCGTGCGCATGATCGAGACCCGCGACGAATACCAGGGCACGACGATCTACCTCCAGGTTCGCGGAACGCTGTGAACGCTGGCGTGACGCCTGGCGCCTTGTTATCGTTCGGCAACAGCTGGAGAGCTTCACAACCAGCCGCCGGCCTCGCGGACCGGTGGCGGCGCCGGAACCTGGAAGGCCAAGTCGATGTTCAGCCCGTCAGCCCTGCTCGCCGCGCTGGTGGTCGCGGCCACGCCCTCGCCGGATACCGCGGCGATGCACACCACGCCGAGCGGACATTACGCTGTCGAGGTCTCGATCCGGGGTGAGGGTCCCTGGCCCTTCATCGTCGATACCGGGGCGAGCCATACGGCGATCGTCCAGCCCCTCGCCGAGCATTTCGGCTTCGTCTCGCGCTTCGAGCGCACCGACGACGTGCAGGCGCTCACGAACCGCTTCCGCGCCGAGCGATTCTTGCTCGAGGAGGTTCGTTTCGGACGCAGCCGCCTGGCGGAGCTCGACACCGTGGTCGTGCCGATCGCTCCCGACGCAGAACTCTCCGCCTACGGGCTGCTGGGCGCGGACGCGTTCGGCGAAGGCCGAATCGCCATCGATTTCGCCCGCTCCCGGCTCGAACTCGATGCCGAGCCGACCTCCCACGACGATGCCCGCATAGATCCGCAGACCGGGCTGGTCTTCGCTACGGCGCGGCTCAGCGGTGTGCGCGGAACGGTGAACGTGCTCGTGGACTCCGGCTCCCCACGCACCATGGTCAACCGCGAACTCGCCCGAAGGCTCAACCGAGGCGGTGTGGTCATCTCGATGAATGTGGGCGGCGTGACGGGCAGTCTCATCGAGACCGAGGCGGTCCGGCTCGAGCGCGTCCGGCTCGGAGGGTTGTGCGTCGCCCGGGTGGCGGCCCTCGAGGCCGAACTCGACATCTTCACTGCGCTGGGCTGGCAGGACGAACCGGCGATGGTCGCCGGTCTCGACGTGATCGGCGACAGCCGGATCTTGATCGACCGGGGTGCGCGAACCGTGCAGCTCGATCCCGGTCCAGGCGGTCCGGAGTGCCGCTCCACGCGCATCCAGCGCGAGGCCTCATGAGCCCGCTCCTGCTCGCTGCCGCGCTCGCCGCCGCGATGCAGGAGCCGACGGCGACAGGCGAAACGATCGCCCTCGCGCGTTCGCAGAGCGGGCACTTCATCATCGATGTCGAGATTCGCGGCGCAGGCCCGTTCCCCTTCGTGCTCGACACCGGGGCGAGCCACACCGCGATCACGCAGACCCTCGCCGAACAGTTCGGCTTCCGGTCGAGTCGCGACCTCGACGAGGCCTATTCCCTCACCACGAGGTTCGAAGCCGAGCGCTTCCGGCTCGATGAGGTCGACTATGGCGGGCCGACACCGGTCGATCTGACCACGGTGATCATTCCGGCCGCGCCCGAGGAGCAGCTCGCCGCGCAGGGTCTTCTCGGCGCGAACGCCTTCGGCCGGCAGACCGTGCGCCTCGATCTCGCCGCAGGCGTTCTGGAACTGTCCGTCCCTCCCCCCGAACATCGCGACGGGGTCGTTTCGCCCGAGTGGGACGTGCTGTTCGGGGCCGCGCGCATGGCCCAGCTGCGCGGCCCGGCCCGCGTGCTGGTCGACACCGGCTCGGTGCGGACCATCGTCAACTCCGCCTTCGAGCGGGCCTACCAGCCCTTCGGCCTCCAGCGCCGCGTCGTCGCCGGGGTGGAGGGCCGCATCGGGGAAGATGTACGCTTCGTCGATCTCTCGCGCTTTCGCGTCGGAGGAATGTGCCGTTCGCGCCTTTCCGTGCTCGTGGCCGATCTCGATATTTTCGAGACGTTCGGCTGGAACGAGACGCCGGCCATGGTGGTCGGCCTCGACTTTCTCGAAGGCACCGAGATCACGGTGGACTACGGCGCCGGCGTCTTCTCCGTGGACCCGGTGGGGCGCTCACAATGCGGCGCCGAGCGTGCCCAGCTCGATCCCGGCAACGAAGGCGGCCGCGGGCGCTGATCGCCCGCGACCGCATCCGGATTGCTCGACCAGGCCCTAGAGCAGGTCGCGCGCGTCCTGATCGGGACCGGCCGCCTCGGTGACGTCCTTCGGCATCTGGTCCTCGGCACGGCCGTGGCCGAGCTTCTTCAGCCAGAAGCTGAACACGCCGAGCACCACGCCGAGTCCGATCGCGATGAGGCCGATCTGGCCGAACACCGTCGCGTAGCCGGCAAGCGCGCTCTCGGGGTCGAGCACCTGGCCGGCGACCGTGTCGGTCGCGGTCAGCGCCGCAATGAGGCCGGCGACGTACTGGGCGAAGGCGCTCGACAGGAACCAGCCCGCCATCATGAAGCTGACCACCGCGGGCGGGGACAGCTTGGTGATGGCCGACAGGCCGACCGGCGACAGGCAGAGTTCACCTGTCGTGTGCAGCAGATAGGCACCGGCCAGGAAAATCAGCGGCACCCGGTAGCTGTCGTCGGCGAACTGCGTGCCCCACACCAGCAGCATGAAGCCGAGACCGACCTGGACCAGCGCCAGGGCGAACTTCAGCGGCGTGTTGGGGTTCTTCTGCAGCTTGGCGAGGAACGCCCACAGCGCGGCGAAGATCGGGGCGAAGATCAGAATGAAGCCGGCATTGAAGGACTGGGTCTGGGATGCCGTGATCGACATATCGACCGCGATCGGACCCAGATTGATCACGTCGGCCGGCGACACCGAGAGATCGGTATTCCGCGCCGCGTAGAGGTTCATCGAGGAGCCGGCCTGCTCGAACAGCGACCAGAACACGACCGAGACCACGATGAGGATGATCGCGAGGATCAGGCGCTGGGCGTCGACCTTCGTGCACTCCTTGACCATGTAGAAGGCCATGTAGCCCAGGAAGACGAGGCCGCCGAGGACGAGCAGGAGCAGCAGCACGTCGGTGCCGAATACCTCGACGGAGTGAGCCTGGACCATCATCCAGACGAGGCCGACGCCGAGCACGCCGAGAATGTAGATGAGCCATTCCTGGTTGATCGGCCCGAAGACCGGCTTCTTCAGCTTTTCAGGCTCGGGCGGGTTGCCGACATGGGCGATCAGGCTCTTGCCCGGCAGGAAGAACAGCGCCCGGCCGCGCACGAAGACCAGCCAGCCGAGCAGCATGCCGACGCCGGCGAGGCCGAAGCCGGCCCACCAGCCTACCGTCTCGCCGAGCAGGCCGCACAGGATCGCCGCCCAGAACGAGCCCAGGTTGATACCGTAATAATAGAGCGTGAACCCCCCGTCCCGGCGCGGGTCGTTCTCCTCGTAGAGCTGGCCGACGATGGAGGAGATGTTCGCCTTCAGGAAGCCGACGCCCATGATGATGAGCGCGAGCGCGAGATAGAAGATGTTCACGAAGGTGCGGTCGCGCTCGACCACCTCGGTGTCGAACGTGCCGGCCTGCAGCGTTGCGGGAATCGGCGCGTCTGCGGGCAGGTCGGCGATCATGAGATCGCCTTCCTGGTTGGCGCTGAACTCGTAGAGCTCGCCGCCGACCTCGAGTTCGACGTGACGTTCCGCGCCGCGCCCCTCGGCCACGAACTCGTATTGCTGGCCCTCGTAGTTGAGCACCTCCCGGGCAGGCTCGCCCTCGATACCCATCGTGAAGTGGCCGGCCACCAGCAGGAGCGCCCCGAAGGCGATGGCCTTGCGGTTGCCGAGATAGCGGTCGGCGAGATAGCCCCCGACCAGCGGCAGCAGGTAGACGAGCGCGGTGTAGGCCCCGTACTGGGCGCTGGAGAAAGCGTCGTCGAACAGGAAATGCTGGGTCAGATAGAAGATCAGCAGGCCGCGCATGCCGTAGTAGGAGAAGCGCTCCCACATCTCGGCGAAGAACAGGATGTGCAGGCCGCGCGGATGCTTGCGCATCTCGGCAAACACGGGAATGGCGGTGGCGATCGTGACGAGGACGCCGATCGCGACGACGATATTGATGACCATGAGCTCCCCAGCGCCGACTTCGAATATCCAGGCCGGCGTCCTTTTGTGACGGTTTGGCGCAATTGACCACGCCCGCGCGCGCGCCTCAAGCCTTCATGGTGTCAGGACGCGGCGGAAGGCCCGCCTTTCAGGCCGCCTCGCCCTGCAGGCGCTTGCGCGCCCGGTCGGCGCCGATCAGCGGCAGGAGCACAGCCATTTCCGGGCCGTGGCTCTGGCCGGTGAGCGCGAGGCGCAGCGGCATGAAGAGGGCCTTGCCCTTGCGGCCGGTCCGTTCCTTCAGCGCGGAAGTCCAGACGCCCCAGCTGGCCTCGTCGAGCGGCCCCGCGGGCAGAAGCTCGGCGGCGGTCCTCACGAAGTCCTCGTCCTCGCCGGCGACGAGCGGGGTGACCGGACCCTCGATGAGGGCGAACCAGTCCTTCGCATCGGCCAGCGTCTCCAGATTGGGCCGGATGGCGAGCCAGACGGTGGAATCGATATCCACGCCCATCTCGTACAGCCGCTCCGACACCTCTCCGAAATCCATCTCGTGCAAGAGGCGCGCATTGAGCCGGCGCATGTCCTCGGGGTCGAGCCGGGCGGGCGTGCGCGAAACCTTGGAGAAGGCGAACTCCGCGGCGAGCGTCTCGAGATCGGGGCGCACCTCGACCGGATCGGACGTGCCCACCTTCGCCAGCACCGAGAGAATCGCCATCGGCTCCAGGCCGATCTCCTCGCGCAGCGCCATCACCGAGAGCGAGCCGAGGCGCTTGGAGAGCTTTTCCCCGTCCGCGCCGACGAGCAGAGGTTGATGGGCCATGGCCGGTGCGGACCCCTTCCCGGCCAGCGCCTCGAAGATCTCGATCTGGGCGGCGGAGTTGGTCACATGGTCCTCGCCGCGCACGAT from Marinicauda algicola includes:
- a CDS encoding TonB-dependent receptor plug domain-containing protein, which translates into the protein MALRARLTATAGLCLALALSPAAVASDTDAGMESALARTEPEPAADGAIVQYPAGFFTQFSPVTARDMIARVPGFALSAGNTQRRGLADSFGNLLVDGRRPSNKSLGLERVLERIPASDVERIEIIREALPDYDMRGHAQLANVILREGAGRAVNWNGQISHYSSGRVLPDAGISYSDRVGETEFTLAVEGELRGPRIERDEQILSPQRDLLFRLGDEEQRRFWRVNPSLSVASPVGEDGRVRLDLEAEHWNWRRLIFTDIERPAGGGFVPAGAERSETVNFGNVASANLAYVHALTETVELETTLYAQHHDFEDGPERFEEFDASGALSDATIVLFEGEVGERALRQSLSWTPNQTHALDFSIEGAFNYRDTLLELFSDNGVVVAPIPLPVSDARVEERRGELSANHVWSVRPEISLESGLRYEVSEITQTGDVNQQRSFTYLKPSVVLVWTPAPNTRWRIAGLRDVDQLQFQKFASAVNLTDNVSVIGNPDYRPQNTWTIEAEWERRFGEEASVSLTVGRDWIKDLDDFIAVVTPNGVFDAPGNIGDGDRRRVTLEWSSPLDALGLDNAVLDGFVEWYGTEVTDPLTGEERAFSGIREWEMRFDFRQTFPEAGWAWGWDYFWLSDGEVFRARELRHEAFPDGDLDVYVETTRFAGLTTRLGADFVFDTPSHRERIFFDGSRASGVVRMIETRDEYQGTTIYLQVRGTL
- the gltX gene encoding glutamate--tRNA ligase produces the protein MTVKVRFAPSPTGRLHVGNVRTALMNVLFARSQGGVFVLRIDDTDLERSTKEYEEGIRADLKWLGLEWDESFNQSDRFDAYEAAKDRLIEMGRLYPCYETEEELERKRKIQRAQGRPPVYDRAALQLTEEQKRKHEAEGRKPHWRFKLTGGRVEWNDLIRGPSHIETSSVSDPILIREDGSYLYTLPSVVDDIDAKITHIVRGEDHVTNSAAQIEIFEALAGKGSAPAMAHQPLLVGADGEKLSKRLGSLSVMALREEIGLEPMAILSVLAKVGTSDPVEVRPDLETLAAEFAFSKVSRTPARLDPEDMRRLNARLLHEMDFGEVSERLYEMGVDIDSTVWLAIRPNLETLADAKDWFALIEGPVTPLVAGEDEDFVRTAAELLPAGPLDEASWGVWTSALKERTGRKGKALFMPLRLALTGQSHGPEMAVLLPLIGADRARKRLQGEAA
- a CDS encoding aspartyl protease family protein, with translation MSPLLLAAALAAAMQEPTATGETIALARSQSGHFIIDVEIRGAGPFPFVLDTGASHTAITQTLAEQFGFRSSRDLDEAYSLTTRFEAERFRLDEVDYGGPTPVDLTTVIIPAAPEEQLAAQGLLGANAFGRQTVRLDLAAGVLELSVPPPEHRDGVVSPEWDVLFGAARMAQLRGPARVLVDTGSVRTIVNSAFERAYQPFGLQRRVVAGVEGRIGEDVRFVDLSRFRVGGMCRSRLSVLVADLDIFETFGWNETPAMVVGLDFLEGTEITVDYGAGVFSVDPVGRSQCGAERAQLDPGNEGGRGR
- a CDS encoding aspartyl protease family protein — encoded protein: MFSPSALLAALVVAATPSPDTAAMHTTPSGHYAVEVSIRGEGPWPFIVDTGASHTAIVQPLAEHFGFVSRFERTDDVQALTNRFRAERFLLEEVRFGRSRLAELDTVVVPIAPDAELSAYGLLGADAFGEGRIAIDFARSRLELDAEPTSHDDARIDPQTGLVFATARLSGVRGTVNVLVDSGSPRTMVNRELARRLNRGGVVISMNVGGVTGSLIETEAVRLERVRLGGLCVARVAALEAELDIFTALGWQDEPAMVAGLDVIGDSRILIDRGARTVQLDPGPGGPECRSTRIQREAS
- a CDS encoding peptide MFS transporter → MNIVVAIGVLVTIATAIPVFAEMRKHPRGLHILFFAEMWERFSYYGMRGLLIFYLTQHFLFDDAFSSAQYGAYTALVYLLPLVGGYLADRYLGNRKAIAFGALLLVAGHFTMGIEGEPAREVLNYEGQQYEFVAEGRGAERHVELEVGGELYEFSANQEGDLMIADLPADAPIPATLQAGTFDTEVVERDRTFVNIFYLALALIIMGVGFLKANISSIVGQLYEENDPRRDGGFTLYYYGINLGSFWAAILCGLLGETVGWWAGFGLAGVGMLLGWLVFVRGRALFFLPGKSLIAHVGNPPEPEKLKKPVFGPINQEWLIYILGVLGVGLVWMMVQAHSVEVFGTDVLLLLLVLGGLVFLGYMAFYMVKECTKVDAQRLILAIILIVVSVVFWSLFEQAGSSMNLYAARNTDLSVSPADVINLGPIAVDMSITASQTQSFNAGFILIFAPIFAALWAFLAKLQKNPNTPLKFALALVQVGLGFMLLVWGTQFADDSYRVPLIFLAGAYLLHTTGELCLSPVGLSAITKLSPPAVVSFMMAGWFLSSAFAQYVAGLIAALTATDTVAGQVLDPESALAGYATVFGQIGLIAIGLGVVLGVFSFWLKKLGHGRAEDQMPKDVTEAAGPDQDARDLL